From a single Methanomicrobium sp. W14 genomic region:
- a CDS encoding ABC transporter ATP-binding protein — MPVISLKNVSKTYPLPFGDVKALKNVSLDIMKGEFVAIMGPSGSGKSTMLNLIGSLDVPTSGELLINGVNVRELTDFELTDLRRDTIGFIFQQFNLIPLLSVKENVEYPYIMKYRHEDNEGRCRELILKVGLTESMMHHKPAELSGGQQQRVAIARALVNSPVILLCDEPTGNLDTKTGLQVMDILSELNSQGKTVIMVTHDPGTAEFADRTIVIRDGEIQ; from the coding sequence ATGCCAGTTATAAGCCTTAAAAACGTAAGTAAGACATATCCGCTGCCATTCGGTGATGTTAAGGCCCTCAAAAACGTGTCTCTTGATATAATGAAGGGGGAGTTCGTCGCAATTATGGGGCCTTCAGGGTCTGGCAAATCGACTATGTTGAACCTTATAGGGTCCCTTGACGTTCCGACATCCGGAGAACTTCTGATAAATGGAGTCAACGTCAGGGAGCTCACCGATTTTGAGCTTACCGACCTGAGGCGGGATACTATAGGATTTATTTTCCAGCAGTTCAACCTTATTCCCCTTCTTTCCGTAAAAGAGAATGTTGAATATCCGTATATAATGAAATACAGGCATGAAGACAACGAAGGAAGGTGCAGGGAGCTTATTTTAAAGGTTGGTCTGACCGAGAGCATGATGCACCACAAGCCGGCTGAGCTTTCAGGTGGGCAGCAGCAGAGAGTCGCTATAGCACGTGCACTTGTAAACAGTCCGGTTATTCTTTTGTGCGACGAGCCTACGGGAAATCTTGATACAAAAACCGGTCTTCAGGTGATGGATATTTTGTCCGAACTCAACAGCCAGGGAAAGACGGTTATCATGGTTACGCATGACCCGGGCACAGCCGAATTTGCCGACAGGACAATAGTCATCAGGGACGGTGAAATCCAGTGA